In the Chitinivibrio alkaliphilus ACht1 genome, CGTCATACTCCTTACTGTCACTTTCGGCGGTTATCTCAAGAAAACGTGCCGTAATATTCGCTGTGGCTGTACCAGTATTGGAGTCGAGAGTATAATTATCCGCATCGGCGCCACCGCTTATGGCGATATTGGTAAAATTTACATCCTTGTCATTTCCAACATTCTCATCTTCAAAGGCCGCATCATAGCTAAATTCCAGGTCATCACC is a window encoding:
- a CDS encoding YDG domain-containing protein: GDDLEFSYDAAFEDENVGNDKDVNFTNIAISGGADADNYTLDSNTGTATANITARFLEITAESDSKEYDGTALTNAGYTVSDGSVVGTETLDAVTVTGSQTDVGTSDNV